In Rhodospirillales bacterium, a single window of DNA contains:
- a CDS encoding lipoprotein, with protein MTWLSAVFGIALLLLSGCGRAGDLVRPQGSEHDPAPPGLETDPPYQF; from the coding sequence GTGACCTGGCTGTCCGCCGTGTTCGGCATCGCCTTGCTGTTGCTGTCCGGTTGCGGCAGAGCGGGCGACCTGGTCCGACCTCAAGGCAGTGAGCACGATCCCGCCCCGCCGGGGCTGGAAACCGATCCGCCGTACCAGTTCTGA
- the lysA gene encoding diaminopimelate decarboxylase — protein sequence MHHFHYDEAGILCAEGVPLPDIAREVGTPVYVYAAATLRRHYGVFRDALDGLDSLIAYSLKANPNLSVLRLLADLGAGADVVSGGELDRARRAGIPSERIVFSGVGKTESEIGEAVATEILQFNVESDAELEVINRVACEANRSAPIAFRVNPDVTAGGHEKIATGHRHTKFGVPITRSRELYAKAREMPGIVVTGIDVHIGSQILDVVPFRSAFRAVAELAGNLRVDGHDIRIIDVGGGIGIPYGDQPGLALRTYADAVRDTLGTGTRLVFEPGRLIVGNAGMLLSSVLYMKEDSERRFVILDAAMNDLLRPTLYGAHHQPVAVTKPGARASQHPCDLVGPVCESGDVFAEGALMPPLAPGDLVAFSTAGAYGAVMASEYNSRPLVPEVMVSGNRFGVIRRRPTREESLSLEVPFSAAPATADCSP from the coding sequence GTGCATCATTTTCACTACGACGAGGCAGGAATCCTGTGCGCGGAAGGCGTGCCATTGCCGGATATTGCCCGCGAAGTCGGGACCCCGGTCTATGTCTATGCAGCGGCAACGCTGCGCCGTCATTACGGCGTCTTTCGGGATGCGCTCGACGGTCTGGATTCGTTGATCGCGTACTCCCTCAAGGCAAATCCCAACCTGTCGGTATTGCGGCTGCTGGCCGATCTCGGCGCCGGCGCCGACGTGGTGTCTGGCGGCGAACTGGACCGGGCTAGGCGGGCAGGGATTCCAAGCGAGCGCATCGTGTTTTCCGGGGTCGGCAAGACGGAGAGCGAAATCGGCGAGGCGGTGGCCACGGAGATCCTCCAGTTCAATGTCGAATCCGACGCCGAACTCGAGGTCATCAATCGCGTTGCCTGCGAGGCCAACCGGAGCGCCCCGATCGCCTTCCGGGTCAACCCGGACGTTACGGCGGGCGGCCACGAGAAAATCGCCACCGGCCATAGACACACCAAGTTCGGCGTGCCGATCACGCGATCGCGCGAACTGTACGCCAAGGCGCGAGAGATGCCGGGCATCGTGGTGACCGGGATCGACGTGCACATCGGGTCGCAGATCCTTGACGTGGTCCCGTTCCGTTCGGCGTTTCGTGCGGTGGCCGAACTCGCCGGTAACCTGCGGGTCGACGGGCACGACATCCGGATCATCGACGTCGGCGGTGGCATCGGCATTCCCTACGGAGATCAGCCGGGCCTCGCGCTCCGGACGTACGCCGACGCGGTACGCGACACGCTGGGAACGGGCACCCGACTCGTCTTCGAGCCCGGCCGACTGATTGTCGGCAACGCCGGGATGCTGTTGTCCTCCGTGCTCTATATGAAGGAGGACTCCGAGCGCCGATTCGTCATCCTCGATGCCGCCATGAACGATCTCTTGCGTCCCACCCTGTACGGTGCCCATCATCAGCCGGTCGCGGTAACGAAGCCCGGGGCACGGGCGAGCCAGCACCCGTGTGACCTGGTAGGGCCAGTCTGCGAATCCGGAGATGTTTTCGCGGAAGGCGCACTCATGCCACCGCTTGCACCCGGTGACCTTGTGGCGTTCAGCACCGCCGGTGCCTACGGAGCTGTCATGGCGTCCGAGTACAATTCCCGTCCACTCGTCCCCGAGGTCATGGTTTCCGGTAACCGTTTCGGAGTCATCCGCAGGCGTCCCACCCGCGAGGAATCACTGTCGCTCGAGGTGCCGTTCAGCGCCGCGCCCGCCACAGCCGATTGCAGTCCATGA